In a single window of the Luteibacter rhizovicinus DSM 16549 genome:
- a CDS encoding VWA domain-containing protein, producing the protein MPEFAWPWLFAALPLPWLLRHVLRPLKPAQAMNLPQPGLALVAASVTRAPFAATLVLALAWLCLVTAAARPQRLGPPEPQQRSGRATMLAVDLSGSMSLDDMELAGRNVTRFAAVEAIAGDFIDRRAGDELGLILFGSQAYLVTPLTYDLDAVRAQLHGAVVGLPGRETAIGDALAVAVKRLADMPEQARVVVLLTDGVNNAGSIAPREAARAAKAAGVRVYTIGIGANAMRVPDFFGSRVVNPSADLDVAMLTDIANQTGGRFFRATDSNELAQAYRAIDALEPVPQQGAALRPRFELFRWPLLASLALFAIAALPRYLGQRAFA; encoded by the coding sequence CTGCCTGAATTCGCGTGGCCCTGGCTTTTCGCTGCCCTGCCATTACCGTGGCTGCTGCGTCATGTATTGCGCCCGCTGAAGCCCGCTCAGGCGATGAACCTTCCCCAGCCGGGCCTGGCGCTGGTGGCCGCATCCGTGACGCGTGCGCCCTTCGCGGCAACCCTGGTTCTGGCGCTGGCATGGCTGTGCCTGGTCACCGCCGCAGCCAGGCCGCAGCGGCTCGGCCCCCCCGAACCGCAACAGCGTAGCGGGCGCGCCACGATGCTCGCGGTCGACCTTTCGGGAAGCATGTCGCTCGACGACATGGAGCTGGCGGGTCGTAACGTGACGCGTTTCGCCGCCGTCGAAGCGATCGCCGGCGACTTCATCGATCGTCGCGCAGGCGACGAACTCGGCCTCATTTTGTTTGGTTCGCAGGCGTACCTCGTCACGCCGCTGACCTACGACCTGGATGCCGTGCGCGCGCAGTTGCATGGCGCCGTCGTCGGCTTGCCCGGACGTGAAACCGCGATCGGCGACGCGCTCGCGGTAGCGGTCAAGCGCCTGGCCGATATGCCCGAGCAGGCGCGTGTCGTCGTCCTGCTTACCGACGGGGTGAACAACGCCGGCTCCATCGCGCCCCGCGAAGCGGCTCGTGCCGCCAAGGCCGCTGGTGTCCGCGTCTATACCATCGGTATCGGTGCGAACGCCATGCGTGTTCCGGATTTCTTCGGAAGTCGCGTGGTCAATCCGTCCGCCGATCTCGATGTCGCGATGCTTACCGATATCGCCAACCAGACCGGTGGTCGGTTCTTCCGCGCGACCGACAGCAATGAGCTCGCGCAGGCCTATCGTGCGATCGATGCGCTCGAGCCTGTGCCCCAGCAGGGTGCCGCGCTCAGGCCGCGCTTCGAACTGTTCCGATGGCCGCTGCTGGCCTCGCTCGCCCTGTTCGCCATCGCCGCACTGCCGCGCTACCTCGGCCAGAGGGCGTTCGCATGA
- a CDS encoding DUF4381 domain-containing protein, with the protein MPTAGPELRDIHVPHVSMWWPLAPGWWLLIALLSAAVVVGVILLRRRAAWKRRVDATLVDLHDATARYAQDGDLAAFASVASQLLRRVARTRDSRSVVLRDLAWRDALAAMAPAQDIDRLLAIDDAIYRPDATLDVIPTARDVEAWVRAALRRRPAHVTA; encoded by the coding sequence ATGCCGACGGCCGGCCCCGAGTTGCGCGACATCCATGTTCCCCACGTCTCGATGTGGTGGCCCCTGGCCCCCGGCTGGTGGCTGCTCATCGCGCTGCTGTCGGCGGCGGTCGTCGTCGGCGTGATCCTGCTTCGCCGCCGTGCTGCGTGGAAGCGTCGTGTCGACGCCACGTTGGTCGATCTGCACGACGCCACCGCCCGCTACGCACAGGATGGCGACCTCGCGGCGTTCGCCTCCGTCGCCAGTCAGCTGCTGCGCCGGGTTGCACGCACGCGCGATTCACGCAGCGTGGTCCTCAGGGATCTGGCGTGGCGTGACGCCCTTGCGGCCATGGCACCTGCTCAGGACATCGACCGCCTGCTCGCTATCGACGATGCCATCTACCGTCCCGATGCGACACTCGACGTGATACCGACCGCGCGCGATGTCGAAGCGTGGGTGCGTGCGGCGCTACGCAGGAGGCCGGCGCATGTCACTGCCTGA
- a CDS encoding tetratricopeptide repeat protein: MMAWAGNLHFIEPRWLWLLALVPLLAWLVGRRSAEVRVLTKLADPLLLPHLLDGKPGASRAPVVAFVIAAALAVLALAGPTWDRQSQQLFAERAAQVVVVSMSPHMLAHDVVPDRLSRARYKVRELYAANRDGMNALIAYTGEAFTVAPLTTDAHSVDDLLTALSPDTMPVAGDDPGKAIDMAADLIRHADVRGGSIVLVTDHADAAAAAAAGRARAAGDTVSVLGLGTTRGGPVPSDDGGFLKDEQGAIVMAPRNDASLTAVASAGGGRYVTTSDDQSDVASLASALHGDGEGKAVAGAASGQWQDRGPWLLLPLLPIVALAFRRGWLLVLALAFLPLSPARADGLADLFRTRDQQAAKALSEGDAQRAQSLAASNTLRGAAAYRAGDYAASATALAHDADTDSQYNLGNALAKQQRYDDAIAAYDRALKANPANADAAANRKAVADFLQKQKQQDQDKKNDKKDGKGQQDKKQGQSGDQGKDQQGQQGQQGDDQKKGDSGQQPGADGKDGQQGQQGSQDKAGEGEGGDKGKEAGKSQAPQGDADAKSAAERQQAAQAQAALKQQMDAALAGKQARPADDKGHDLGAISADDASSKLPPDVRRALMRVPDDPGGLLRRKFMLEYQRRHGAEPEE; encoded by the coding sequence ATGATGGCGTGGGCTGGCAACCTCCATTTCATCGAGCCGCGCTGGCTCTGGCTGCTTGCGCTCGTGCCGCTGCTAGCGTGGCTGGTCGGCAGGCGTTCGGCCGAAGTGCGTGTGCTGACCAAGCTAGCGGACCCCTTGCTGCTTCCGCATCTGCTCGACGGCAAGCCCGGGGCGTCGCGCGCACCGGTCGTTGCCTTCGTCATCGCCGCGGCACTCGCCGTGCTGGCCCTTGCCGGTCCTACCTGGGATCGGCAGTCGCAGCAGCTCTTCGCCGAGCGCGCCGCGCAGGTCGTGGTCGTCTCGATGTCGCCGCACATGCTTGCCCACGACGTCGTCCCGGACCGACTCAGTCGTGCACGTTACAAGGTGCGCGAACTCTATGCTGCGAATCGCGATGGCATGAACGCCTTGATCGCGTACACCGGTGAGGCCTTCACCGTGGCACCACTGACGACGGATGCGCATAGCGTCGACGACCTTCTGACCGCGCTCTCCCCCGACACCATGCCGGTGGCCGGCGATGACCCGGGCAAGGCGATCGACATGGCTGCCGACCTGATTCGCCACGCCGACGTACGCGGCGGTTCGATCGTCCTGGTCACCGATCACGCGGATGCCGCAGCGGCCGCTGCGGCGGGACGTGCGCGTGCGGCGGGCGATACCGTGTCGGTGCTCGGCCTGGGCACGACACGAGGGGGCCCGGTCCCCAGCGACGACGGTGGCTTCCTCAAGGACGAGCAAGGCGCGATCGTCATGGCACCGCGCAACGATGCGTCGCTCACGGCAGTGGCATCGGCTGGCGGCGGACGCTACGTCACCACCTCGGACGATCAGTCCGACGTGGCTTCGCTGGCTTCGGCACTGCATGGCGATGGCGAAGGCAAGGCGGTCGCTGGCGCCGCCTCCGGCCAATGGCAGGATCGCGGGCCATGGTTGTTGCTTCCGCTCCTGCCGATCGTGGCGCTGGCCTTCCGGCGTGGGTGGTTGCTCGTGCTTGCCCTGGCCTTCCTGCCGCTGTCACCCGCGCGCGCCGACGGCCTCGCGGACCTCTTTCGCACGCGCGACCAGCAGGCCGCGAAAGCCTTGTCCGAGGGGGATGCGCAGCGCGCGCAGTCGTTGGCGGCGAGCAATACGTTGCGTGGCGCCGCGGCGTATCGCGCAGGCGATTACGCGGCCTCCGCGACCGCACTCGCGCATGACGCGGACACCGATTCCCAATACAACCTCGGTAACGCGCTGGCGAAACAACAACGCTATGACGACGCGATCGCGGCTTACGATCGTGCGCTGAAAGCGAATCCGGCCAACGCGGACGCCGCTGCCAACCGCAAGGCGGTCGCCGATTTCCTGCAGAAGCAGAAGCAGCAGGACCAGGACAAGAAGAACGACAAGAAGGATGGCAAGGGACAGCAGGACAAGAAGCAGGGCCAGTCCGGCGACCAGGGCAAGGATCAGCAGGGCCAGCAAGGGCAGCAGGGCGACGATCAAAAGAAGGGCGACAGTGGCCAGCAACCCGGCGCCGACGGAAAGGATGGACAACAAGGCCAGCAAGGCTCGCAGGACAAGGCAGGCGAAGGCGAGGGTGGCGACAAGGGCAAGGAAGCCGGCAAGTCGCAGGCGCCACAAGGCGACGCCGACGCCAAGTCGGCCGCCGAACGCCAGCAGGCGGCGCAGGCGCAGGCGGCACTGAAACAACAGATGGACGCGGCACTCGCAGGTAAGCAAGCCAGGCCGGCGGACGATAAAGGGCACGATCTCGGTGCCATCTCGGCGGACGATGCATCGTCGAAGTTGCCGCCCGATGTGCGGCGGGCACTGATGCGCGTTCCCGATGATCCGGGTGGCCTGCTACGGAGAAAATTCATGCTCGAATACCAGCGTCGTCACGGCGCCGAGCCGGAGGAGTGA